One region of Rhodocaloribacter litoris genomic DNA includes:
- a CDS encoding bifunctional 4-hydroxy-2-oxoglutarate aldolase/2-dehydro-3-deoxy-phosphogluconate aldolase: MNVRKEILQRIIESGAVAVVRMADAQRLLRVAEALHEGGITAIEITMTTPDALAVIEEVAGAMGDEVQVGVGSVLSAEVARQAIDAGARYVVSPVFKPEVVAEAHRHDVPAMPGCFTPTEILAATEAGADLVKVFPADVVGMPFFKAVLAPMPHLKLMPTGGVTLENAGDWIRAGAVAVGVGSALLDKAAIAAGDYAVLIENARKLRRSVEAARAE; encoded by the coding sequence ATGAACGTCCGGAAGGAGATCCTGCAGCGCATCATCGAGAGCGGTGCCGTGGCGGTGGTGCGAATGGCGGATGCGCAGCGTCTGCTTCGTGTGGCCGAGGCTCTTCATGAAGGAGGCATCACGGCCATCGAAATCACGATGACCACCCCCGACGCGCTGGCGGTCATCGAAGAAGTCGCCGGGGCAATGGGTGACGAGGTGCAGGTCGGCGTGGGGTCGGTGCTCTCGGCCGAGGTGGCCCGCCAGGCCATCGACGCCGGCGCCCGCTACGTCGTCAGCCCCGTCTTCAAGCCCGAGGTCGTGGCCGAGGCGCACCGCCACGACGTGCCCGCCATGCCGGGCTGCTTCACCCCCACGGAGATTCTGGCCGCCACCGAGGCCGGCGCCGACCTCGTCAAGGTGTTCCCGGCCGACGTGGTGGGCATGCCGTTCTTCAAGGCGGTGCTGGCCCCGATGCCGCACCTGAAGCTGATGCCCACCGGCGGCGTCACGCTCGAGAACGCGGGCGACTGGATCCGCGCCGGCGCCGTGGCCGTCGGCGTTGGCAGCGCCCTGCTGGACAAGGCCGCCATTGCCGCGGGCGACTATGCCGTCCTCATCGAGAACGCCCGGAAGCTGCGCCGCAGTGTCGAGGCCGCACGGGCTGAATGA